The DNA window CTCTGGCACTTCATCATTTATAAGTTGTAGTGCAGTTTCCAGCTTTTCATACATATTGTTCAGCATTGGCTGTCGACCTTCGGAAAGGGCATACATCGAATGGTTATCTCCTCCTGGTGCACGGCCTACGCCAAAATCAATTCGACCAGGTGAAAAAGCACTTAGTGTTTTAAAGACTTCCGCAAGTTTCAGCGGAGAATAATGCATCATCATGACGCCACCAGTTCCAATACGAAGATTGTTCGTTTTCGCTGCTAAATGTGCTGTGATAACTTCAGGTGCGGAGCTTGCAAAAGCACCTGTTCCATGATGCTCAGCCATCCACATACGGTGATAGCCTAATTCATCTGCTAAAACTGCAAGTTCTTCCGCTTTTTTTAGCGCTCCTGCAGCCGTGTTGCCCGTTGTAATGGGTGCTTGGTCAAGTACACTTAATCTCATTCATCTATCGCCCCTTTTATTTATGCTCGATAACATTTTCAATGAAAACAATTGTCCTCGTGATCAAATCTATCGAACTCTGAAGTAAAAGTAAATAAAAGGGACTTGAAGCGTCGTTACAATCATCATGTATCAATATAATATTTAAACTAACTGATTATAGGAAGATTTTAGTAGTGCTGTATCCATGTTGTAGAGTGGTTAATAGTGCTTTATTCAGTAAATAATATGAAACACCGTCCATTGTAGGACGGTGTTTCAACTACTCTAATGTTATTTCCTTTTTTCCATGACCGCAAAGTAATTTTCTTCACTATCTGCGAAGTTAAATACTCTACCAGAAGGTATATCTACAATTTCTCCGACTGTGATATTTTTACTTGATAAGTCTTCATGTAATTTATCAACATTTTCTGTAAAAAACATCAAAGAAGGTGTTCCAAGATTTAATTGAGGCTCCATTTTAGCAATTAATTCCTTATTGTGGAGTATAATACTTGTTTCAGCTTCCATTGATGGAGCAATTTCAATCCATCTCATTCCTTGACCGTTATCTTCTTCAGAAACTACACTAAATCCTACTTTTTCTGTCCAAAAATTCACTGCTTCATCTTGGTTATTTACATACAACATAATTTGACCGACTTTATTAATCATTAATTTCACTCCTTCTATTTTATTGAAACTATTTCACTTTTTATTTCAATAAGATTATAGCATTTTATTGGTGCTTTACAGCTACTCTAGCTCAACAAGAAAGAGCTGCCCCTGTAGCTCAATTATCTTAATTAAAGTCCTGATAGTTATAAAGAAATTTTATTAAAAAATTCATGACTATTTGTCTAGTCTGTGGAAATACTAAAAATTGATATCACTAAAAAGGAGGTTATAAAGTGAAAAATAATAAAATGACTAGTTTATTCAACAATTCTACGAATAAAAAAGGTGTAAGTGAAAAGTATTTGGAACCTCAAAAATTAGGTGAAGAAGAGAAGAAAATACTCCAAGTAAAGGATGGACAACATAATCACTATGTTGATGAACGCGGAGGTAATTGATTATATAAAAGCTACTCCCTATAGAGAGTAGCTTTTATTCATTATTTAAGATTCAATTCCGAGTGCTAATTTCACAAGAAATGCGTAAGGGTCCTATTTGCACTTGTACGTTTTTGCTTCTCTTTGGACGAAATGTTCACTACATCATTACTATTTGGAATATAAAAGAATAGGACCTTTCTATTCATAGCGGAAGTGCCCGAAGATGCAATTTCGGGCACTCTATCGCTTTCTAACATGCGTTCCTTGCTTATTTTTGCAAAGTTATTGCCGGAATATAGTGATTTTATATAGAAAAGGGACACTTCCTTCCAATCGAAAAGGCGGAAATACGATAGAGAAGGTCTGAGCAGCCAAAATTGCATCTTTGGTTGCTTACTGTATAAATAGGAAAGTGCTTATTCTTTCATCTCCAAAAGCTTTGGCACTTCTATTATAAGTAGCTATGGAGAGTGACGGACGAACCACTACAACACGATTACCGAAAAAAAACGGAGCTTTTCCTAAATCGAGATTAGGGAGCTCCGTCTTTTGAATTTATTTTAGTAAACAGATGTATTTTCTTTCGAAATGTTTTCTAATATTTCTTTCAGACGCGCTAGGAAGCGACCGCACACTAAGCCGTCTAGGACACGGTGATCTAGAGATAGACAAAGATTGACCATATCACGAGCAGCTATCATACCACCATCCATAATGACTGGACGTTTTACGATGGATTCTACTTGTAGAATTGCTGCTTGTGGATAGTTGATGATGCCCATTGACTGAACAGAACCGAATGACCCAGTGTTGTTTACAGTGAATGTACCACCTTGCATTTCTTCCGATTTCAACTTGCCGGCACGTACTTTTCCAGCAAGCTCAGTCACTTCACGCGCGATACCTTTAATCGTTTTTTCGTCTGCTTGTTTAATGACAGGAACGAAAAGTGCCTCTTCTGTTGCAACTGCGATTGAAATGTTAATATCTTTTTTCTGTACGATCTTGTCGCCAGCCCACATCGAATTCATCATTGGGAATTCTTTTAATGCTTGCGCTACTGCTTTTACGAAGAATGCAAAGTATGTTACATTGAAGCCTTCTTTTTGCTTGAATTCATTTTTTATAGAATCACGGTATTGAACTAGACTTGTAACATCTACTTCAATCATTGTCCAAGCATGTGGTGCTTCATGTTTACTGCGTAGCATATTGGCTGCAATTGCTTTACGAACACCTGTTACTGGGATTTCAATATCTCCAACTGCAACAGGAACGTTTGCCGGCGCAGCAGCTTTTGGTGCAGGTGCTGAAGCTTGAGATGCTACAGGAGCCTGTGCAGCGATTGTTTCCGCTGGAGCAGCTACTGGAATTTCACCACTTTCGATAATCTTAAGCAAATCTTTACGCGTAATCCGTCCTTCATTGCCGGTCCCATTGACTAAAGTAAGGTCTATACCATGTTCTTGTGATAGTTTTAGTACTGCCGGAGAATAACGAGCTTTTGCGCCTTTTTCACGCTGAATTGGAGCAACGTGTGTTTGCACTTCTGCAGGTTTGACTGTTTCTGCTGTTGGTTGTTCCGGAGCAGCTTCAATTACTTCCTCCGAACCCCCACCCTCGGTTTCAATCGTACAAACTATTTCACCAACTGCAAGAGTATCTCCTTCGCTTGCAATTAGTTCTTTAATAACTCCAGTAAAGGAAGAAGGTACTTCAGCAGTTACTTTATCCGTATTTACCTCAGCTAGTGGATCATATTTATTGACGTGATCGCCTGGTTTAACTAACCACTTTTCAATTGTACCCTCTGTTACACTTTCCCCAAGTTGAGGCATTTTGATTTGTTCTAGTGCCATGTTAGATCCTCCTTCCTATTAATATGCAGCTAGCTCGCGCATCGCTTTTTCGACTTTGTCTGGATTAATCATAAAGAATTTTTCCATCGTTGGTGCATATGGCATCGCAGGTACATCTGGTCCAGCTAATCGCATGATTGGTGCATCCAAATCGAATAGGCAGTTCTCTGCGATAATTGCCGCAACTTCACCAATAATGCTTCCTTCTTTGTTATCTTCCGTAACAAGTAGTACTTTTCCAGTTTTAGAAGCGGCTTCAATAATCGCTTCTTTATCTAGCGGATAGATTGTACGTAAATCAAGAATATGGGCAGAAATTCCGTCTTTTTCTAAACGCTCCGCCGCTTGAAGTGCAAAATGAACAGCAAGACCATACGTAATTACTGTAATATCTTCCCCTTCTCGTTTTACATCTGCTTTTCCGATTTCAATCGTATAATCTTCTTCAGGAACTTCCCCTTTAATCAGACGATATGCACGCTTATGCTCGAAGAACATTACTGGATCTTCATCGCGAATTGCTGCTTTTAATAGACCTTTTGCATCATAAGGCGTGGAAGGAATAACGATTTTCAACCCCGGCTGATTTGCAAATACTGCTTCAACGGATTGTGAATGATATAGAGCACCATGAATTCCGCCTCCGAAAGGTGCACGAAAAACGATTGGACACGACCAGTCATTATTAGACCGATAGCGAATACGTGATGCTTCAGAAATAATTTGGTTCACAGCAGGCATAATGAAATCAGCAAATTGCATTTCAGCGATTGGACGAAGGCCGTACATTGCAGCACCAATACCAACTCCTGCAATAGCAGATTCTGCAAGAGGTGTATCTAGCACACGGTTCTCTCCGAACTCATCGTAAAGACCATTCGTTGCTTTGAATACGCCACCTTTACGCCCAACGTCTTCTCCTAAAACAAAAACGCGTTCATCACGAGTCATTTCTTCTTTCATTGCAAGTGTTATTGCATCGATATAAGACATGATTGCCATTATGCATTCCCCCCGTCTTTTTCCGCATATACGTACTTAAGTGCATCTTCTGGAGCTGCATATGGTGCGTCTTCTGCATAATCAGTTGCTTCGTTTACTTCCTTCATAATGCGATCATTGATTTCTTTTTCTAATTCAGTCGATAAGATATCAAGTTCTCTCAAATAAGTAGCAAACGTAATAAGTGGATCTAGCGCTTTTCCTTCTGCAATATCCTCAGCAGTACGGTATTGTCTATCATCATCATCTGACGAGTGAGCAGTTAATCGGTATGTTACTGCTTCAATTAGACTTGGACCTTCTCCATTACGAGCGCGGTCTGCTGCTTCTTTTACCACTTTATATACAGCAATTGGATCTTTACCATCCACAGTAACACCAGGCATACCGTAGCTAGATGCACGGTCTGCAACCGTTTTACTTGCCACTTGGCGTTCAAATGGTACAGAAATCGCATAGTTATTATTTTCAACCATTGTGATACATGGTAACTGATGAACTCCAGCGAAGTTTAGCCCTTCGTGGAAATCTCCTTGGTTAGAGGATCCTTCTCCGAGCGTTACAAATGTAATAAAATCTTTTTTCTCCATTTTTGCAGCTAATGCTACCCCAACTGCGTGTGGTAATTGAGTTGTAACGGGTGAAGAGCCTGTTAAAATGCGATTTTTCTTTTGTCCAAAATGACCAGGCATTTGACGTCCACCTGAGTTTGGATCTTCCGCTTTTGCAAAAGCAGAAAGCATTAGATCTTTAGCCGTCATGCCGAAATGTAATACAACACCCATATCACGATAATACGGTGCAATATAATCCTTTGTATTGTCTAAAGCATATGCTGCCCCAACTTGAGCTGCTTCTTGACCCTGACATGAAATAACAAAAGGTATCTTCCCAGCACGGTTTAATAACCACATACGCTCATCAATACGACGCGCCATTAACATCGTTTCAAACATTTTTAACACATCTTCATTTGTTAAACCTAATTCTTCGTGACGATTTGTTGTCATATAGAACTCCCCCTTTTTACATATGAATAGCTTTACCATCTACCGCTAACGCTGCTTCTCCCATGACTTCACTAAGAGTAGGATGCGGATGAATCGTGTGAGCAATTTCCCATGGTGTAGCGTCGAGTACCATCGCAAGACCTGCTTCCGAAATCATATCGGTTACGTGTGGTCCAATCATATGAACTCCTAATATATCATTCGTCACTTTGTCTGCAACGATTTTCACAAACCCATCTGATTCTCCGTATACAAGTGCTTTGCCGATTGCTTTGAAAGAGAACTTACCTACTTTCACATCAAAACCTTGGTCTTTCGCCTGTTGTTCAGTGATTCCTACACTAGAGCATTCTGGACTCGCATAAATACAGCGTGATACTAAGTTGTAGTCAATTGGCGTTATAGTATTACCTGCAATATGCTCAACTGCTGTAATTCCTTCGTGACTTGCAACATGTGCAAGCTGAAGTCCACCAATTACATCACCAATTGCGTATATATGTGATTCTTTTGTTTGGAATGTTTCTGATACCTGAATATATCCTTTTTCGATAACAATATCTGTATTTTCAATACCAATTCCTTCAACGTTTGCTTGACGCCCAACAGAAACTAACATTTTCTCTGCAGTAAATGTTTTTGTTTCTCCGTTCATCTCTGCTGAAATCGTTACTTGGCTATCTG is part of the Psychrobacillus sp. FSL H8-0483 genome and encodes:
- a CDS encoding VOC family protein — translated: MINKVGQIMLYVNNQDEAVNFWTEKVGFSVVSEEDNGQGMRWIEIAPSMEAETSIILHNKELIAKMEPQLNLGTPSLMFFTENVDKLHEDLSSKNITVGEIVDIPSGRVFNFADSEENYFAVMEKRK
- a CDS encoding dihydrolipoamide acetyltransferase family protein — translated: MALEQIKMPQLGESVTEGTIEKWLVKPGDHVNKYDPLAEVNTDKVTAEVPSSFTGVIKELIASEGDTLAVGEIVCTIETEGGGSEEVIEAAPEQPTAETVKPAEVQTHVAPIQREKGAKARYSPAVLKLSQEHGIDLTLVNGTGNEGRITRKDLLKIIESGEIPVAAPAETIAAQAPVASQASAPAPKAAAPANVPVAVGDIEIPVTGVRKAIAANMLRSKHEAPHAWTMIEVDVTSLVQYRDSIKNEFKQKEGFNVTYFAFFVKAVAQALKEFPMMNSMWAGDKIVQKKDINISIAVATEEALFVPVIKQADEKTIKGIAREVTELAGKVRAGKLKSEEMQGGTFTVNNTGSFGSVQSMGIINYPQAAILQVESIVKRPVIMDGGMIAARDMVNLCLSLDHRVLDGLVCGRFLARLKEILENISKENTSVY
- a CDS encoding alpha-ketoacid dehydrogenase subunit beta, coding for MAIMSYIDAITLAMKEEMTRDERVFVLGEDVGRKGGVFKATNGLYDEFGENRVLDTPLAESAIAGVGIGAAMYGLRPIAEMQFADFIMPAVNQIISEASRIRYRSNNDWSCPIVFRAPFGGGIHGALYHSQSVEAVFANQPGLKIVIPSTPYDAKGLLKAAIRDEDPVMFFEHKRAYRLIKGEVPEEDYTIEIGKADVKREGEDITVITYGLAVHFALQAAERLEKDGISAHILDLRTIYPLDKEAIIEAASKTGKVLLVTEDNKEGSIIGEVAAIIAENCLFDLDAPIMRLAGPDVPAMPYAPTMEKFFMINPDKVEKAMRELAAY
- a CDS encoding thiamine pyrophosphate-dependent dehydrogenase E1 component subunit alpha — protein: MTTNRHEELGLTNEDVLKMFETMLMARRIDERMWLLNRAGKIPFVISCQGQEAAQVGAAYALDNTKDYIAPYYRDMGVVLHFGMTAKDLMLSAFAKAEDPNSGGRQMPGHFGQKKNRILTGSSPVTTQLPHAVGVALAAKMEKKDFITFVTLGEGSSNQGDFHEGLNFAGVHQLPCITMVENNNYAISVPFERQVASKTVADRASSYGMPGVTVDGKDPIAVYKVVKEAADRARNGEGPSLIEAVTYRLTAHSSDDDDRQYRTAEDIAEGKALDPLITFATYLRELDILSTELEKEINDRIMKEVNEATDYAEDAPYAAPEDALKYVYAEKDGGNA